A region from the Rhodamnia argentea isolate NSW1041297 chromosome 7, ASM2092103v1, whole genome shotgun sequence genome encodes:
- the LOC115731094 gene encoding BRASSINOSTEROID INSENSITIVE 1-associated receptor kinase 1-like, translating into MVFDLRSFSFEDDAPPPKSFSLKELQVATHNFSRDNFFSERVYGTLYRGRLADGSPVAVKRARTVFECSEEQSETEVQVGRSISAHQNVLRLRGFCQTKKELLLVYPLMINKNLRYHLRLRPDRSTQPLGCTTLMRISLGAARGNFWRALIMHDGNATEGTIQWPVRVSSSSQGEDSADSDSDSPTYRLYEDVYVDTTYADGRVEFIAPEYLHTGKCTLRNDVHAFGKVLLELISGQPPAKHEALPYGENLSLAEWIGGFMSKNELGRLIDPNLRGDYEEEEAEQLLQLALLCADGDPSIRLEMSEVVRMLESQLLGQDPSSRSSWSQSECDSTPYYSIPPSPSEMAL; encoded by the exons ATGGTGTTCGACCTCCGATCCTTCAGTTTCGAAGATGATGCCCCTCCTCCTAAAAGCTTCTCCCTAAAGGAGCTCCAAGTCGCCACACACAACTTTAGCCGAGACAACTTCTTTAGCGAACGTGTATACGGCACGCTTTACCGGGGGCGCTTAGCCGATGGTTCTCCGGTGGCAGTAAAAAGAGCACGCACCGTCTTCGAATGCAGCGAGGAACAGTCCGAAACAGAAGTTCAAGTGGGACGCTCAATTTCAGCGCACCAGAACGTGCTACGCCTGAGGGGCTTTTGCCAGACCAAGAAAGAGCTGTTACTGGTCTACCCCTTGATGATCAACAAGAATCTAAGATATCATCTTCGACTTAGACCGGATCGGTCCACCCAACCTCTCGGTTGCACAACTCTTATGCGCATTTCCTTGGGAGCGGCTAGAG GGAATTTTTGGCGTGCCCTTATAATGCACGATGGAAATGCAACGGAAGGGACTATTCAATGGCCCGTGAGAGTCTCCTCCTCATCCCAAGGAGAAGATTCAGCTgattccgattccgattctcCAACCTATCGTCTCTATGAAGACGTTTATGTGGACACCACCTATGCTGACGGCAGAGTCGAGTTTATTGCCCCGGAGTACCTACACACAGGAAAGTGCACACTGAGGAATGATGTTCACGCCTTTGGGAAAGTGCTTCTTGAGCTCATCTCTGGACAGCCACCTGCAAAACATGAAGCGCTGCCTTATGGCGAAAATCTCAGTTTGGCGGAATGGATTGGTGGATTTATGAGCAAGAACGAGTTGGGAAGATTGATTGATCCCAATTTGCGGGGGGactatgaggaagaagaagcagagcaGCTACTCCAACTGGCATTATTGTGCGCAGATGGCGATCCATCTATCCGACTGGAGATGTCTGAAGTGGTTCGAATGCTCGAAAGCCAATTGCTTGGGCAGGATCCTAGCAGTAGGAGCAGTTGGAGCCAAAGCGAGTGTGATTCGACTCCTTACTACTCCATCCCTCCTTCTCCGTCGGAAATGGCTTTATGA
- the LOC125315966 gene encoding uncharacterized mitochondrial protein AtMg00310-like yields the protein MKLEGWKETLISKAGKEILIKSVVQAIPQYAMSIFKIPTSICKSMERKIASFWWSNSESKTGQHWKRWDILKTRKDKGGLGFKDLMDFNKAMLGKQAWRIAQNRVHMWSRLLKGLYYPDKSFFHAKKGSRPSWGWQSILYGREAISGSVSWSIGNGETVNIREDPWLKRGIIGGPANVNDPSFVADLILKQNAMWDESTLRRVFDEELVKEISSIPLNLPLGKDKLIWTGKQSGDYTIKNGYNVIRDKVPPTFL from the coding sequence ATGAAGCTTGAAGGTTGGAAAGAAACCCTCATATCCAAGGCGGGGAAAGAGATTCTAATAAAATCAGTGGTACAGGCAATTCCACAGTATGCAATGTCGATATTCAAGATACCCACTTCAATCTGCAAATCAATGGAGAGGAAAATCGCGTCTTTTTGGTGGAGTAATAGTGAGTCCAAAACCGGACAGCACTGGAAAAGATGGGATATCCTGAAAACCAGAAAGGACAAAGGGGGGCTAGGCTTTAAAGATCTTATGGATTTCAACAAAGCTATGCTAGGTAAGCAAGCTTGGAGAATAGCTCAAAATCGAGTTCACATGTGGAGCAGATTGCTAAAAGGATTGTATTACCCGGACAAATCCTTTTTTCATGCGAAGAAAGGTTCAAGACCATCCTGGGGCTGGCAAAGTATTCTTTATGGAAGAGAAGCCATTTCGGGGTCAGTGAGTTGGTCAATAGGCAATGGCGAAACGGTTAACATAAGAGAGGACCCTTGGCTAAAGAGGGGTATTATAGGTGGTCCAGCAAATGTAAATGACCCTTCTTTTGTAGCAGATCTCATTTTAAAACAGAATGCTATGTGGGATGAATCAACACTTAGACGTGTATTTGATGAAGAACTAGTTAAAGAGATCTCGTCTATACCGCTAAACCTGCCTCTTGGAAAGGACAAGCTTATATGGACAGGGAAACAATCGGGAGATTATACAATAAAGAATGGCTACAATGTTATCAGAGATAAAGTACCCCCGACCTTCCTTTGA
- the LOC115731097 gene encoding PTI1-like tyrosine-protein kinase At3g15890, producing MVFNLRTFSFSESSEEDRVHPRSFSLKELRAATQNFSRHDFFAEGGFGAVYWGRLADGSVMAVKRATAHDQESEEAFEREVQAASSVRAHSNMLRLSGFCRTKKELILVYP from the coding sequence ATGGTGTTCAATCTACGAACCTTCAGTTTCTCCGAGTCCAGTGAAGAGGATCGAGTGCATCCTAGAAGCTTCTCCCTAAAAGAGCTCCGAGCTGCAACGCAGAACTTTAGCCGCCACGACTTCTTCGCGGAAGGTGGATTCGGTGCGGTTTACTGGGGACGCTTAGCGGACGGTTCTGTCATGGCAGTGAAAAGAGCAACCGCCCATGATCAAGAGAGCGAAGAGGCTTTTGAAAGAGAAGTGCAAGCCGCAAGCTCGGTTCGGGCACACTCAAACATGCTACGTCTGAGCGGCTTTTGCAGGACCAAGAAGGAGCTTATCCTGGTCTATCCCTAG